In Dehalococcoidia bacterium, the genomic stretch GATGCTGAGCGCATCTCCGAGGGCAAACGCGTCGTCCTTCCAGTCCGACCAGCGGTCGAGCCGCGTCGCGCCTGCCACTTCGGCGAGGTATCGCGTAAGCCGGCTGCTGAACGTGCCCAGCACTACGGGCTTGATGCCGAGATCATCCTTCGTGACGCCCTGCGATGAGCAGTAGTGCCCCACGAGGCGCGCCGGATCGACGTACGGCTCGCCTTCGAGGTAGAAGCCGGTCATCGATCGCCGCGCGCGGCGCCGATGATCTGGCGCACGTCATCGATTCCTTCGTCGCGCATGTAGCGTTCGATGCCGGCGAGCACTTCGAGCGGCGCCAACGGGTTGCGGAACGTCGCCGTGCCGACCTGCACCGCCGTCGCGCCCGCCAGGAGGAATTCGACCGCGTCGTCGCCGGTCATGATGCCGCCGCAGCCGATGATGGGCACGTCGACGGCGCCGGAAACCTGCCACACCATGCGCAGCGCGATCGGCTTCAGCGCCGGTCCGGATAATCCCGAGAACACGCGCGTGATGCGGGGCCTGCGCGCAGGCACATCGATCGTCATGGCCTGGAGCGTGTTGATCACGCACAACGCACCGGCACCTGCATCGGCGCAGGCGCGCGCGATCGAGACGATGTCGGTGACGTTCGGCGTCAGCTTCACGATGACGGGCAACGTCGTTGCCCGGACGCAGGCTATCGTGACAGCCGCGGCGCTCTTCGCGTCCTGCCCGAACTCCATGCCGCCCTGCTGCGCGTTGGGGCTGCTGATGTTCAACTCCAGCCCGGCGACGCCTTCAACGTTCTCGAGACGCGCCGCGCACTCGCCGTACTCGTCGACCGTGCTGCCGAGGATGCTTACGACGACGGGCACCTTCCATCGTTTCCACACGGGCACGCAGTCGCGCACCATCTTGTCGATGCCGATGTTTTGGAGGCCGATAGAGTTGAGCATGCCCGCCGGCGTCTCATCGATGCGGCCGCCGGCGGGGCTGCCGGCGCGGGGACGCAGGGTTGTCGTCTTGCTGACGATCGCGCCAAGCCGGTTGACGTCGAACACCTTCGCGTACTCGATGCCGTAGCTGAACGTTCCGGACGCCACCATCACGGGGTTGGCGAGCGTCAGTGCCCGCTTGCCGGCCGCGATATCGACGCTGAGGTTCATCAGGCGGATTATAGGCGCCCCGGCATGTAGACGCTTCTCGTTCGCACCGACGACTGGAGGCTGGAGGCTGGATTTGAAGGATTCGGTTGCGCCAGCACCGTGCGCGGTGTTAGGCAGAATGGAGAGATCTGCGAGGCGTGGCTGAGAGCGCCACAGCGACGGGAGGATTCATGGGCCGCAAGGAACTCGAAGCGCTGATCGCCGTCCTGCAGCAGCAACTCAAGGCGGGCGCTGACAACGTCATCACCGGCAGCTGGACGATCACCTTTTCCCGCGACTTCAACGCGTTTCTCTTC encodes the following:
- a CDS encoding dihydroorotate dehydrogenase → MNLSVDIAAGKRALTLANPVMVASGTFSYGIEYAKVFDVNRLGAIVSKTTTLRPRAGSPAGGRIDETPAGMLNSIGLQNIGIDKMVRDCVPVWKRWKVPVVVSILGSTVDEYGECAARLENVEGVAGLELNISSPNAQQGGMEFGQDAKSAAAVTIACVRATTLPVIVKLTPNVTDIVSIARACADAGAGALCVINTLQAMTIDVPARRPRITRVFSGLSGPALKPIALRMVWQVSGAVDVPIIGCGGIMTGDDAVEFLLAGATAVQVGTATFRNPLAPLEVLAGIERYMRDEGIDDVRQIIGAARGDR